In Leishmania panamensis strain MHOM/PA/94/PSC-1 chromosome 13 sequence, the genomic stretch CGGTGCTTTCCAGCGTCGATCGGCACCCAGCCACGGTTCACCATCACAAACTTGCCTGTGTTCGCGATCTCGAAGGGCGTCATGACAAGGAAGCCACCGCGGCTCTCGTCTTCGTTCGCAGCGCCCTTGTACGACGGAATAGAGCGCGGGCCGACCAGACACGACCCCTCGTTGTCGAATGACCCGTCAAGGCTCACTCGGCGGTACTCGCACTCGTTCACTGTCGAGTTCTCGGGCGGCAAGTCCGTCAGCGGGCTCTTCTCAATGTTCCTGTGGTTctccatcagctgctgcttctggcCTCTGCGAAAGATCTGCCAGACACCTGCGTTGAAGGACATGACACTGGTGCACAGAAACATGATACCCATGTAATCGGGCCTCATTTTCGCTTTTCGCTAgctggggtggggggggtggTGATTTTAGCTGCGTTGGCGATGTTGCTGCGGTAGATGAGGAGAGTTAAACCGCcgggggaggaagagaagagatggCGAGGGGACAAGGTGTGCGAATGACAGAGAGCACGATAGCGACAGCCAGTGAGAAGATGCGCGTAAAGAGCGTGGGTGCACGTGAGTGGGTGCGAAGAGTCTGTAAAGGGTGTAGTGCAAAAAGGGTGGAAAGGATGAAGCTGTATGTGGCCAACATACGTGTCAGTTTAGACGACTAGGACGAGCACGTgtgcaagaggaggggggaggacaaATGCCACAAGCGCCAGAGACAAAGCCCGACTGGCACGCTGTCAATGAGGTGgccgaagaggggggggggggtagagaaAAGGGTCAGGTGCACGacgggaggaagaggagaggctggAAGGGTGGAAAAATGGTAGGAGGCAGGGGAGCATTCGCTCAAGAAGGCGTGTTGATAGGCCGGTGGAAGGCGCGGGTCACTTCCAGCGAACCACATCACACAGCACCACTGTGACACCCCTGCATCGAACGTAATTCTTTCATCCCTCGTATACCCTTCTCGTACTCCTACAGCGTGGAGAACAAAATAGAAGAGCTGTTGAGAGAGACATTCAGGGGGGCATCACCTTGGGCAGTCATCGCCACCAGTGCATCAAGCACTGCACAGAGGTGTGGAGAGAATAACAAGCGTGGTTTTATCtacgtggggggggggggggcgaatACATGTTCAGCTGTATTGCTGCGTGTCTGATGAACAGGCAggcaccctcaccccccacCATGTGGTGAAGtcgagaggaaaagaggagtcGTACTGTCAGCTGCGAAGTATGTGGAGCGGAGCGGAGCGGAGCAGacagaagggaaagggaggggagtgggTGGCGGTAACAGCGTGGCGgcccacacacatatacacaccAGTCCGAAGCAGCAGTAacagtggggggaggaggaaacaaCAGTTGACAGCCACCAGCTGCCCATCCTCCACACCACATACGTCTCAGCACAGGTACACATGGAAAAAAAGTGTCTAGAAGAGCACAGCCGGCACACTGCAGGGGTGAAAAGATCGGAATAAATAGACACGGAAGCTTCTGTGAGTACGTAGTGCCCCACAGTGGCGCATCACCGCGCCCACCCAGCGCACAGTTACACACTCGcacgccgccttctctcacGAGGGCGCCGCGTGGTGCGCCGGAGCATCGCCGGAGAACGAGCGCAGATGCGGCGACACCTCCATGTACAGCCGCTTCATCTCGAAGAAGTAACTCCGCGACTCCTCCAACGCCGCCGCGTAGATGTCGCACTTCTTCCGCAGATGATGCAGCTCATCATGAAGCGCTAACACCTGAGCCTTGGAGTCGATCTTTTCAATAGCCTCGCGACACGCCTTGGCTTCCAAGCTGTAGTGGTTCTCGTCAAGCTGGGATTGGCGCCGTTGCGTTCGCTCATCTTCGAGTTtgctctgcagctccgcaTTTTCAGCCCTCAGCAACTGGTTCCGCAACCGCAGCTCTTCAAGCTCCTTCATATCCGCCGCCGTGAGTGTGGGGCTGCTGCTAATACGATCGGTGTCAGCGGGGACAACAGTTGATACGGTGGCCGCTTCGGTagtagcggcagcgagcTGCGTTGAGGAGCCCACACCGCTCATCGTCGCTGgtggaaggagaaaaggcCAGTTGAGTTGATATCTGTATGAATCGCCGTGAGCGCGAGGGAAGTCGATGGAAAGGGCAGCCGACCAACCCAATTTTACTTTGTAATATctgaaaaggggaaaggcgAGTAagtggggagaaggggagtgAAAGGAGTTGAGCATGCACACGGATaagcagagaggaaaagataGCTACGGCAGGTTGGAGTCGTTGATGGGACTCGATGGTGCACGCCTCCACGCACATATCCACTCTTGAGTCGCCCCTTGGAACGCCATCTGTGCGTTACTGTGTTTCCTGGGTCTCGAGAGTGCGAAGGTGGCTCAAAGATGACGAAGCAAGATaggaacagagaaaagaagggggcgcgcatgcacacataGACGTTCGCGTGCAAAGCtgaagagagacggacagtgaggaggagggagtcgGGACGCCACgtagaagagagaacggTTGGCAGCACGCGAATGCGTCACGTTGAAACAAAGAAGCGTGTGACGGATaaaaggcagagagagatggggggAGCCAACGACACAGGCGCAAACACAATGAGCACAATCCGATCCTTGGCGCCGTCGTTGAATGCCTGACAGTACCTCGCATCCGAAAAAGGTGGAGAGATGGCAGAGatgaggaagcggagagcgcaccagctgctgaCCACTTCGCTTCGCATTTTTCTCCGCTCTAGACCCCTCACGGAATCCGCCTCCGCTTCTACAGCGCACCCGACATTTCGCTTCTCGATGCCGCCGTGTAAGTTGACAAGCTCAAgagcaggaaagaggggggtggcagagagaaccaaagacgcgcagcgcccacccacccacccctaCCCCTGTAGACACACAACGAGAGATGAGAAAGAGTTGAAGGAAAGGAACAAAGAGAGCGAGTCGAGAGACGCTCACACACGTATACACTCCCGTATGCAGTACGGGGTCGTCGCGTGCGTGTCATCATCGACCGCCAGGTTTTGCGAGGTACACCGGCATTCATCGCGcgagccaccgccactcccCACCACATCAAGCCAGCGGCTTGGTTGATCTCGCTCCTATCTGCATTCCTTTGGCTGCGTTCGCGCTGACGTGATGGTGGCGCTCCTCTCACTTTCTTCTCCGATAAAGATCACCTGCTCTGCAGCTCGCTACCTCTCTCCGTGCCCATCCCAACGGCAAGGTACGCGAGGGAGGCAGGAAGTGAGGGAGCAGCTGAGGAAGCAGAAGGTGGGTTGAGTTGATTTTGGTGTTAGGATGAGtggcggaggaaggggaacGGCGGTACCGTGCGCCCAGCAGAGAAACGTGTAGGAGTGAGTGACAAGGGGAAGAGActtgaaaaggggggagcggaaaggagggaaaagcaAGACGCAGGGCGCAGGAGGTGTGAAGCAACACGGCCACCATGAAGAGGGAGTGAAGTAATCTAGGCAAACGCGAGCATAGACagacacaaagagagagagagagagagggggggagggagtagcgaaaaacagaaaggggaaagaagaaaacaaaccaAAAAAGGCGCGAGTGGAtaacacagagagacggtGAAGCGTAGCCGTGAAGCACAgcgctgagggagaggggggggggaacgaTTGAAGAATAAGGAGGAAGTAGAGAATAAACAGCGCGAGAGATGATGGTAAAATGACGGTGAAGGCAATTAGTCCATGTGGGCTCTGGGGAATGGTCTTATTTGAcgtgggaaaggggggatTGAACGGGGACGAGGAAGGCGGATGTGGAAAACACTAAAGAGAAGACTGAGCTCAACCGCCTACGTGGGTGTATACACGCCTTGGGTGTAGGGAGAAGGGGTGCCCCGGTGATTACTTTTCCTGCGCAGCTGAAAGGAGTATTGCAGCCACTGTGCAGGCGTGTACACACCAAACAAGAGAGCATTCCAACGCAGGGGCAAAGGGCGGGGCGTGAAAGGCGAAATGGATTACCTTGTCTGACAGGTCGACACGTCTtcacgccgctgctggcccCGTTACGCACccgtgcccccccccctccacgtCGGCCTCGTCTCCCACAGCGAAGTGGACGTCTTCTCAAAGAACCGTCATGTCGTCCTTCTTGGCTGAGTACGCCGCCTTCGATACGGGAAGctctgcggtgctgcgctggcacGTGGCGGCGCGGACGATGGTAGTTCTGATCCGCAAACGACGCTTTGGCATCTGTCATCCACGTCAACGGCTTTGCACGGCATATCGGTGAGGATTCGAGGAATAAACAGATTGCAGTCGTGCACCGTCACTGGCGTTGGCGTCTCCTTGTTGGATATCAGCGcacacgagagagaacagcaaGCGAGTAGAGATGGGAGCAACAGCTCAGCGAGTGTCAGCCCATCCGTCTGTATGGGCTGACACTCGCGCATTGCGTGTGAAATTGAAATGTAGACAAACTCGAAGAaatgaagaggggaggagaggagagggcgacaGGTGACGTTGTCGAGTTGTCtgtctcctctttttccaAGCTCTCATCGGTATCGGCATGTGTGGGCTTGGTGGGCGGCTGTGtgtcctcccttccctctaaATACGCCCTATATGCACCTGGGCTGATGTGAGTAGGACGAGGCGTCTACAGCGGCAGTAaaacaccagcagcaacgcctcACAGCAGTAAAGGATGCGCGCACAGCAGGACGTCACGGGGGAAGGAGTGGTAGGAAGAGGCAAACGCGGAGGGGAAGAATCAATGAAAAATACTCCAACAACGTCGTCTAGAGCAGTCGAAGTGACCCCCACCTGTGGCACagacccccccctctccctcaccccacTCAGTGTAGTCATCCCTATCTCTTCCGCTCCTATGCATGAGTGGGTCGCGGTGGGCACGCGGTGCGTGGGGGCACCGGTCatggtggaagagagaaggaaaaaaagtTAGAAAAGGCACAAGAAATAACGAGCAACGCAGTGTCGATGATGATGTGGTGGTTAGAGGCGCAGTAAGAGAAGTACACGCACGGGTGATCAGACGTTCacgcgcaccagcacaccAAACAACAACGATGTAGCGTGTGTGGTCCACGTGGTCGTCTTCAGTGCGACAGTGAGCTCTGTTTGCTGCGATATTGCATGCGCCAACACTCgcaggcgcgtgcgcaccaCTCTTGCAAAacgggaaggggggagagcaaagcaaagcaaCCGAGAGAAGGCgtaaagagaaaggaagaacGACTGACTCGCCGAGACGGCCCTGCAGTCCCTCCTGAGGCTGAGGAAAGAGccggaaagggggagggagtaggGTGCGTGCTGTCGCAACGAGAGATGGAGATGAAGAAGGGGGTTAATGTGGAACATGAGTTTGCATGCGAATCTCAGAGAGAGCGGATAGCCAAGGAAAGATGAAGATGAACGGGTAAGCAACAATaagcggaggagaagggggagggacaaCATGGGAAGAAGAGTACGTGGggagcagagcagcagcattgGTAGCAAGGTTGGCGGTGCCACAGAGCGCCGGTTGGCCCATCGGCTGAAAGAGGGCGAAAAGTAGAGATGGAAAAGGGAATGAGTTGGCGCCGTCTCTCTGGTGGGGCACACAGGAAGGAACACGGGCATACGTAGATGCGCAGTGGCTTAACACAATGAGCCTGTTCGTGCCGATTATATAAAGTTGTATGTGCGCGAGTTCGTGACTGCCCATCTTGTTGTGCTCTCCTCGTTACTGGAGGAAGAgtgcaaagaagagagtAACAGATGAATTCCAAAAGGTCCAActacagagacagagaggcatTCGCCATCACTATCATCACCGCAacgaccacagcagcagaagccaaggaaagggagagaggaagcaccGGGATACgcgcctgcacacacacacacgcacagcgctTGGATCACCCGCCACCACACACCTCTCCagccccccaccaccacagagcACATCACTACACTTCCGTAGGTAGCAACCCCAGTAAAATCGACTGGCAACGTGCGAAAGAAGAACCGCGCAAGGGTGAGTtggggagaagagcgcacaTCGACTTCCCTCTCTGTATGAGGAATGAGAGGAGGCGGGCGCCGCATAGCCGACGCGGCACAAGCCAGCAAGCATGAGGACACAAAcaaccaaaaaaaagagcaaaaagaACACTGAAGGAATAAGAGGAAGTGACATACTGTACAAGGCattggcggaggaggggggagggggaacgaTGCCTGCTGAGTGATCGCCACGAGGACGAGACACGcacctgcctctctccgtggGCGTGGGCGGGTGTCTATGTAACGCAGAGGCCTACGGAAGAGGAAGatagaggggagggcaggaGAGTGAGGCGAAGCGACTACATATTATGCTACTCCCGCAGCCGGTGTAGCTGCGGccggaggaaggggaaagagaggagaggagaaggagggtgaTTGAGTCACGGACTGTACAtggaagaaagaaagagcgcgAGAGACAAGACGCAAACAGCGATCGTAATCCACAGAGAGTCcaacagggggaggggtgatgAAGTGTGGTGAGTGGGAGACATCAGTGCACAGGGGAATAACAGCGGcatttggggggggggggccaagAGATGGGAAAAGTGGGCAGTGCAGAGCTCAACTATACGAGTCTGAGTGAATGTGTGGGtatacgtgtgcgtgtggaagGAGGTCGAATGAAACactgagaagggggggggaggagaataCGCGCGCACATCCTCGTATGGTGTGGTGGCGCTCCTCGACGGGAGGGGTGGCAAGAGGCGAAGTTGTACAGGTCTGCGCAGACATACGCAGGCACACGTGGTCGGAGAGCCATGCAGGGAGCATGGCATCTTtgcggagaagagaagaaaagcagtGCAGTGAAGAAGCCGGAGAAAAACAAACGAAGCGAGGAGACAGAGCAAAGGCTCGCAGTACCATGACTCACTTGCTCAGACGCTCCATCGTGGCACAACTGCTCAACGTGTCCGTCTCGTGAATCACGAGGCGTCGCAGCTGCATGTTCTGCTCATCCACACGGTCCGCGTACATCGTGACGAGCTCTAGGTGCTGCACCATGGACTCGTTCAGATGGGCCGCCAGGTTCAGCCGCGTCACCTTGACGGGGCAGCCGTAGCGAGAGTACGGGCAGACGACGTTGCCGCTGTCATTATCGCCCTCGGTGTCGGCTTCGTCGGTGCCGAGGGCACAGGCGTTCCAGCGACGTCCTGCCGCAGGTGCACGTCGCGACTCGGGTCGGTTAATAAAcgatgcactgctgctcaacCGAGCCGGTGAGGTATGAGACGAGTGGGCTTCAGTGAACTTGAGAGTGCCCGTGCCTTCGCCAACGGCCACCAGGGACACCTGCCCACCCGACCCGGCAGCTGTGTTGCGGTTGTGTGAAGAAGATGCACGCGACGACACCGTTGCCGGGACTGCCACACTCTTCAGAATGCCCTGCTGCGCTCCGATGCTGGAGTAGGAAGAGGCCAGCGTCTGCGATGTGTCCATTGAAGTTGACGCGACGATGCTCAGAGCAGTACTGCGCGGTGTCTGCAATGTACGGTTGGGGTTACGAACGCAGCTCGCGACGTGTCCCTCCCGTCGCCTCTTGCGGATAAACTGCAGGCAGTGCGGGCACGCCATCTTCGCAGCGTCGCAGCTCTGCTCATGCGCTGCGAGTGCTTGGCGGCTCTGTACGCCGCCACAGTAACGGCACTTCACCTTCGCCTCCGCGCATTCCTGCTGGGTGTGCCTGTCCATGAGCTGGCGTGGTACTATGGCACCGCATGCACCGCAGCGAGTTGGGGCGCGGGCACAGCGCCGGCTGTGACTggctgcctcgctgcgcgGCATGCGCTCGTTGCAATACTGGCAGCGCATGGGCGACTCCCTGCACTCTGTCACATGCGCGTCCAGCTCCTGTTTGTCTACCTCCTGCCTACAGTGGAAACAGGGCACCACGTGGCGCTTGCACACGTGTCGGTCACCAATGAAGATGGGCTGCCCGCATGTCTTACACGGGATCGGCTTCACCCCGTTATGCGGGTTTGTGGGCCCCTTCAGTTCTTTGATGCGGTCCGCGTAGCGCAAGGTGTTCAGGGTGTCCTCGCAGTGGCTCTGGCATGGTGATATCGCCGCGATCACACACGTCTTGCAGCGGCCAACGAAGCTCTCGCGGAGAATCTGCGTTAATTTTGAGCCGCGGAACGGGATATGCCGCTTGCGCATCGACATAGCGCGTATGCACTCCTTCAGCGCCAGGAGCGACTTGTTGATCTCAGCGCCTTCGCGACGCGTCTTGGCATCCGTCTCCGCCGTATCGGATGCCCGCTCGCTGCCTGCTAGATCTACAAATGTGATACGGCCTAGTTGCGACTCGATGCTACTGTCCACCAGCTTCAGCTTGATCTCCAGCACG encodes the following:
- a CDS encoding MCAK-like kinesin, putative (TriTrypDB/GeneDB-style sysID: LpmP.13.0130), whose protein sequence is MKLDLTPTIEPSSFSYDHVFGEGCTNEEVYHGCCQPLLQSVRDGVGAVIFAFGQTGSGKTHTMLGTGERPGLYSLAVTELLTMTEHSTMTASFYEAYGVKLYDLLNDRAEVKMLQDEYQNVHIVGITEQVVSSVDDVHALMMRGQQLRAIGTTHANDRSSRSHAVLEIKLKLVDSSIESQLGRITFVDLAGSERASDTAETDAKTRREGAEINKSLLALKECIRAMSMRKRHIPFRGSKLTQILRESFVGRCKTCVIAAISPCQSHCEDTLNTLRYADRIKELKGPTNPHNGVKPIPCKTCGQPIFIGDRHVCKRHVVPCFHCRQEVDKQELDAHVTECRESPMRCQYCNERMPRSEAASHSRRCARAPTRCGACGAIVPRQLMDRHTQQECAEAKVKCRYCGGVQSRQALAAHEQSCDAAKMACPHCLQFIRKRRREGHVASCVRNPNRTLQTPRSTALSIVASTSMDTSQTLASSYSSIGAQQGILKSVAVPATVSSRASSSHNRNTAAGSGGQVSLVAVGEGTGTLKFTEAHSSHTSPARLSSSASFINRPESRRAPAAGRRWNACALGTDEADTEGDNDSGNVVCPYSRYGCPVKVTRLNLAAHLNESMVQHLELVTMYADRVDEQNMQLRRLVIHETDTLSSCATMERLSK
- a CDS encoding hypothetical protein (TriTrypDB/GeneDB-style sysID: LpmP.13.0120), producing MKELEELRLRNQLLRAENAELQSKLEDERTQRRQSQLDENHYSLEAKACREAIEKIDSKAQVLALHDELHHLRKKCDIYAAALEESRSYFFEMKRLYMEVSPHLRSFSGDAPAHHAAPS